In Trichoderma atroviride chromosome 2, complete sequence, one DNA window encodes the following:
- a CDS encoding uncharacterized protein (EggNog:ENOG41) encodes MYNVQLSDSASRAHEEALAIGRSKPHPRKARHEWRRGALLIGNNVIFGGKSLGLDSPITITIHTHVYKDNVRPSWTGFVIEVPYGPNVEDDGFGMCHKVTNADGGDCTAPIQTFKITVRLPNNNVSVEELKPDLVHALFESDKKMCRLDVRLAPDDCSVVIGYGMPFSHPGEQFEAFINNNAPDSVGVTLIEVLQQRHFFVVASPSNVLRNWWTQPLPPPLHYPYGQEHAWSYERYYDLISGNKGPQFPPTWSFNNDNDHLTVLTQSEIQDIMWVHQAAIEISEVFFRAYFIAPGDEDPQDCQELYAVVTLGKQFIEQHRQPWFRLVNLRTLKLLLFDREGDENPAEWNARIAEGFSKAGHPIRNDDLVLQVRRPGPTDSDRRPDFKVKAFDTRRRADDAQRRDKDGWICVSLQFNNDMFRDHKRKVKAVNWFSSQAQPHNVPEELSGQAAMPPISEELRFRMALHRALVHGNGFWKVLAPNQDGEEMDQLTGAMAKARLTDQAESLAHRGLPVVNLINLPDRHIDALMEEVLPADQMRLYNYLSERCLGLVLIAAPPGFGKTTLLATTTLAMAATLGKIFAAAPTNVATDNFAERLDLISQNVVERLNTGKQSEDQTRARRTFVMRGYKPGDEYQAFINVLRDPKLGDKAAPDNWLRDSNWRLQLSPSFWLLMALESNAVRRLHHDDPSSIHAMKHILGSTPAYNRLCRVARGAMTWEEYESGPAVHRDVISGLFYTLLQSADILCTTPSLSCQDDFKAWKERAKGIAVDEAGNISRPDLYCVWGNTLLPCAMGGDDRQFAPSNQTREDEMDSDGNHLNRFGGDARISALEFFRASGWPTFRLRVQLRMARGLFDVCHREVYSDLPFSYGSGSELVNHGVGQALERHLRARFRQLRPPPPGNLGEVFFHCQGTTCIVDEVTRSKRNPDQVENALEFLCDLVRRTPGIRASNIAVICPYKANALHVERRRRRPQFSALSAMPPATTVDSFQGREADIVVVIIGTTQRVGPGFTTDKHRLNVMLSRQRSGLVIFGDINVLGPIEHEAVGKSMQIFAEDGSQAFVRRGMLYNVLRKLYVQGRVVTLPARAGRAGW; translated from the exons ATGTACAACGTGCAATTATCAGATTCGGCTTCAAGAGcgcatgaagaagctttggCTATTGGCAGATCAAAGCCCCACC CACGCAAAGCTCGTCATGAGTGGAGACGAGGCGCCTTGTTAATCGGCAACAATGTGATATTTGGCGGCAAATCGCTGGGACTTGACAGCCcaatcaccatcaccatccacACCCACGTCTACAAGGATAACGTCAGGCCTTCTTGGACCGGTTTCGTCATCGAGGTCCCGTACGGACCCAACGTTGAGGACGATGGCTTCGGCATGTGTCACAAAG TGACCAATGCCGACGGTGGAGATTGTACTGCTCCAATTCAGACATTCAAGATTACGGTTCGCTTGCCCAACAACAATGTCTCTGTCGAAGAACTCAAGCCGGATTTGGTGCATGCCCTCTTCGAATCGGACAAAAAAATGTGCAGACTGGATGTCAGACTCGCACCGGATGATTGCAGTGTTGTCATAGGCTACGGAATGCCGTTCTCTCACCCCGGCGAGCAATTTGAAGCattcatcaacaacaatgcACCGGATAGTGTTGGCGTGACACTGATTGAGGtcctccagcagcgacaCTTCTTTGTCGTTGCTTCTCCGTCCAATGTTTTGCGCAATTGGTGGACtcagccattgccgccgccactTCATTATCCGTATGGCCAAGAGCACGCGTGGTCCTACGAGCGATACTACGATCTTATCTCAGGGAACAAAGGTCCCCAGTTTCCGCCTACTTGGAGCTTCAACAACGACAACGATCATCTCACCGTGCTCACACAATCCGAGATTCAGGATATCATGTGGGTTCACCAAGCTGCTATAGAGATTAGCGAAGTTTTCTTCCGGGCCTACTTCATTGCCCCTGGTGATGAGGACCCGCAAGATTGTCAAGAGCTCTATGCCGTTGTGACTCTTGGAAAGCAATTCATTGAGCAGCATCGTCAGCCTTGGTTTCGTCTTGTAAACTTGAGGACCCTCAAACTTCTACTTTTCGATCGTGAAGGTGACGAGAATCCCGCCGAATGGAACGCTCGAATTGCAGAGGGCTTCAGCAAGGCTGGGCATCCGATTCGCAATGATGACCTCGTTCTTCAAGTTCGAAGACCGGGCCCAACAGACAGCGACCGCCGCCCCGATTTCAAAGTCAAGGCATTCGATACTCGCAGGAGAGCCGACGATGCCCAAAGGCGAGATAAAGACGGCTGGATCTGCGTCTCGCTGCAGTTTAACAATGACATGTTCAGAGACCACAAGCGCAAGGTCAAAGCCGTAAACTGGTTCAGTTCACAAGCCCAGCCGCACAATGTCCCCGAAGAATTGAGTGGTCAAGCGGCCATGCCGCCCATTTCTGAAGAACTCCGGTTCAGGATGGCGCTTCACCGCGCCCTGGTGCATGGCAATGGCTTTTGGAAAGTCCTTGCCCCAAACCAGGAcggcgaggagatggacCAGCTCACCGGTgcaatggcaaaggcacGTCTAACGGACCAAGCAGAGTCGTTGGCTCACCGCGGTCTCCCTGTCGTCAACCTCATCAATCTGCCGGATCGGCACATCGACGCCCTGATGGAGGAGGTCCTGCCTGCTGACCAAATGCGCCTCTACAATTACTTGTCCGAAAGATGTCTCGGCCTTGTTCTTATAGCAGCG CCACCTGGTTTTGGTAAAACGACTCTCCTGGCCACAACGACACtcgccatggcagcaaccCTCGGCAAGATCTTCGCCGCAGCTCCAACCAACGTTGCGACCGACAACTTTGCCGAGCGATTGGACCTCATTTCGCAAAACGTCGTCGAGCGTCTGAACACGGGCAAGCAATCGGAAGACCAGACACGAGCCCGCCGGACCTTTGTCATGCGCGGCTACAAGCCCGGGGATGAATATCAAGCATTCATCAACGTCTTGCGAGATCCGAAGCTTGGCGACAAGGCGGCGCCCGACAACTGGCTCAGAGACTCCAACTGGAGGCTGCaactctctccctccttctGGCTTCTCATGGCCCTGGAGTCCAACGCCGTCCGCAGGCTTCATCACGACGACCCCTCGAGCATACACGCAATGAAGCACATACTTGGCTCGACCCCAGCATACAATCGCCTTTGCCGTGTCGCGAGAGGAGCCATGACCTGGGAAGAATACGAAAGCGGTCCGGCCGTGCATAGAGACGTCATCAGCGGCCTGTTTTATACTCTGTTGCAGTCGGCCGACATCTTGTGCACGACGCCGTCGTTGTCATGCCAGGATGACTTCAAGGCCTGGAAAGAAAGGGCCAAGGGCATCGCAgtggacgaggctggcaaCATCAGCCGCCCGGATCTCTACTGTGTATGGGGCAACACGCTTTTGCCATGCGCCATGGGCGGCGACGATAGGCAATTTGCCCCGTCCAACCAGACTCGtgaggacgagatggataGCGACGGCAACCACCTCAACCGATTCGGCGGGGACGCGCGGATCTCGGCCCTCGAGTTCTTCAGAGCGTCCGGCTGGCCTACGTTCCGTCTGCGAGTCCAGCTGCGAATGGCCCGCGGACTCTTCGATGTCTGCCATCGAGAGGTCTACAGTGACCTGCCTTTTAGCTATGGCTCGGGCAGCGAACTGGTGAACCATGGCGTTGGCCAGGCTCTGGAACGCCATCTCCGCGCGAGATTCCGCCAATTGCGCCCGCCACCTCCTGGTAACCTCGGAGAGGTGTTCTTCCACTGCCAAGGCACGACCTGCATCGTTGACGAGGTGACCCGGTCAAAGAGGAACCCAGACCAAGTTGAGAATGCTCTGGAGTTCCTCTGCGACCTGGTCAGAAGGACGCCTGGTATCCGCGCCTCCAACATCGCCGTCATTTGCCCTTACAAGGCAAATGCTCTCCACGTCGAGCGACGCCGCAGGAGGCCGCAGTTCTCGGCACTTTCCGCCATGCCGCCCGCCACCACCGTCGACTCCTTCCAGGGTCGTGAAGCCGACATCGTCGTGGTCATCATAGGCACCACGCAAAGAGTCGGGCCTGGGTTTACGACGGATAAGCACCGGCTCAACGTGATGCTCAGTCGGCAGAGAAGcggcctcgtcatcttcgggGACATCAACGTCCTCGGGCCGATAGAACACGAGGCCGTGGGTAAGAGCATGCAGATATTTGCCGAGGATGGAAGCCAGGCGTTTGTGCGCAGAGGCATGCTCTACAATGTGCTGCGGAAATTGTACGTCCAAGGCCGCGTGGTGACATTGCCGGCCAGAGCTGGGCGAGCGGGCTGGTAG
- a CDS encoding uncharacterized protein (EggNog:ENOG41) yields MEPGGSATGMRTIPHYSFLQPGNLKAIKQLFIEELQRGAVEKRQAWHIGLQIFSPFHKSLTFPPELTKWLEQFALRCDKDLLTLDTLYLALFAWYDTVIGLQLNPEECVEAGPNAADSVKIHQPTLAECLVYYPHWLRFTEVTGLAEFIHFFRYVECAVSGDRRHNDMVVPDDPQLNPDEIKNLCLRSGPKEDQVLQNIIPGILSKGIIR; encoded by the exons ATGGAACCAGGAGGCTCGGCAACAGGCATGCGAACCATCCCGCACTACTCGTTCCTGCAGCCAGGCAATTTGAAAGCCATCAAACAGCTG TTTATCGAGGAGCTTCAGAGGGGCGCTGTTGAGAAGAGGCAAGCCTGGCATATCGGGCTTCAGATATTCAGTCCCTTTCATAAAAGCCTGACCTTTCCACCAGAACTCACCAAGTGGTTAGAACAATTTGCCCTCAGATGCGACAAGGATCTTCTAACACTGGATACGTTATATCTTGCTCTGTTCGCATGGTACGATACTGTTATCGGTCTTCAATTGAACCCCGAAGAATGCGTAGAAGCGGGTCCCAACGCGGCGGACAGCGTCAAGATTCATCAGCCAACTTTAGCTGAATGTCTAGTGTACTACCCACACTGGCTGCGATTCACTGAGGTCACAGGCTTGGCAGAGTTCATACACTTCTTTAGATATGTGGAATGCGCTGTTTCTGGTGATAGAAGGCATAACGACATGGTTGTGCCAGATGATCCTCAACTGAACCCCGATGAGATCAAAAACTTGTGCTTGAGATCGGGACCAAA AGAAGACCAAGTGCTGCAGAACATTATCCCAGGCATACTGTCAAAAGGCATCATCAGATAG
- a CDS encoding uncharacterized protein (EggNog:ENOG41): protein MHKGELCRSEEACSRRDYGSSTCIFRWRQAKYCEEINDSLSAVSQGKQAVPLAKFRSADPNQFDHMKRNPKSQYTTSERPEATSLETPRASYLSNEDMLFDGTLSARGTPAGPTGYVFEVPYTATLAYPKELIDMLRDFARGFPKDMLTMRLMLLAATIWKDIMVPLMRSQEMCVDATKMSQAWKVPEVRLAPFIVCFPHGFAGLTAYGLGKLYFRFGALIC from the coding sequence ATGCACAAGGGCGAACTTTGTCGCTCCGAAGAAGCTTGCAGCAGGAGGGACTATGGGagcagtacatgtattttcAGATGGAGACAAGCAAAGTACTGTGAGGAAATCAACGATTCGCTTTCTGCTGTTAGCCAAGGGAAGCAAGCCGTCCCATTGGCAAAGTTCAGAAGCGCCGACCCGAACCAGTTTGATCACATGAAAAGAAACCCCAAGTCTCAATACACTACCTCGGAAAGACCCGAGGCGACTAGCCTGGAGACGCCTCGAGCCAGCTATCTCAGCAACGAAGACATGCTTTTTGATGGCACTTTGTCGGCAAGAGGAACACCTGCAGGGCCGACTGGATATGTCTTTGAGGTTCCCTACACGGCCACGCTGGCGTACCCGAAAGAGCTCATCGACATGCTGAGAGACTTTGCACGCGGATTTCCCAAGGACATGTTGACCATGAGGCTCATGCTACTAGCCGCGACTATTTGGAAAGATATCATGGTGCCACTCATGCGAAGCCAAGAGATGTGCGTGGATGCAACCAAAATGAGCCAGGCTTGGAAAGTCCCAGAAGTCAGACTGGCCCCATTCATCGTCTGTTTCCCTCATGGTTTCGCTGGACTTACAGCATATGGCTTGGGGAAACTTTATTTTCGTTTTGGCGCTCTTATCTGTTGA
- a CDS encoding uncharacterized protein (EggNog:ENOG41) — MEKAKLEDDCEPRAIRSLPVFNFLDFYKAKADILLKQALPADHQRLRVHLSKVPLGFVLVTAHPRFRKTLSATLIGFTMQASFGKMFSTAPTNVATDNFANQLDSTSRGSPTVSTRPSARNTRHGGSSLMMRWVRIQKESKRRGERMGAEATRGLKHNDSAKKITEATLL, encoded by the exons ATGGAGAAGGCAAAGCTGGAGGATGATTGCGAGCCCCGAGCAATCCGCAGCCTCCCCGTCTTCAACTTTCTCGACTTTTACAAAGCCAAGGCCGATATACTACTGAAGCAAGCTTTACCCGCTGACCACCAGCGCCTCCGAGTTCATCTGTCCAAGGTCCCTCTCGGCTTTGTCCTTGTAACGGCG CACCCTAGATTCAGAAAGACTTTGTCAGCTACTCTTATTGGGTTTACTATGCAAGCGTCTTTTGGGAAGATGTTTAGCACGGCACCAACCAACGTCGCCACCGACAATTTTGCGAATCAGTTGGACAGCACCTCGCGAGGGTCACCGACCGTCTCAACGAGGCCAAGCGCTCGGAATACCAGACACGGGGGTTCAagcttgatgatgagatgggtGAGAATCCAAAAAGAGTCGAAACGGCGCGGCGAGAGGATGGGAGCAGAGGCGACAAGAGGGTTGAAGCATAATGATAGTGCCAAAAAGATCACAGAGGCAACTCTCCTATAA
- a CDS encoding uncharacterized protein (EggNog:ENOG41) produces the protein MSINDIDEMFNDLEEADVEDNGPSTATEIPSGSDKYEAFTDENGLLRIGRQPSAPSVHVKWAPRKAALARIRLSVVYNFWHVNRRIQTSAPVDHDSERDACQEKLIEALTEHGADGDKLTGTCGYTGADFLWGPGYELHITSQNESKTEICQFTSRLLRL, from the coding sequence ATGTCCATCAATGACATTGATGAGATGTTCAATGACTTGGAAGAGGCCGACGTGGAAGACAATGGTCCATCGACAGCCACAGAAATCCCCTCGGGCAGTGACAAGTACGAAGCTTTCACTGATGAGAATGGGCTTCTTCGAATCGGACGCCAGCCATCTGCACCATCAGTACATGTCAAATGGGCGCCCAGGAAAGCTGCCTTGGCTCGAATCAGGCTTAGCGTGGTATACAATTTCTGGCATGTAAATCGAAGGATCCAGACATCAGCCCCCGTTGATCATGATTCAGAGCGAGACGCTTGTCAAGAGAAGCTCATTGAGGCCCTGACGGAACATGGCGCCGACGGCGACAAATTGACGGGCACTTGTGGTTATACTGGAGCCGACTTCTTGTGGGGCCCTGGGTACGAATTGCATATCACCAGTCAAAATGAATCAAAAACAGAAATATGCCAATTCACCTCGCGCTTGTTGCGGCTTTAA
- a CDS encoding uncharacterized protein (EggNog:ENOG41), whose protein sequence is MAGTMLLCNASEEENICLCTFPPPRRCLYLFFFCPFPLSQTPTLRREKSEPLSLQPQTISTTEPRKDSGTKDTITKSTSTHNHISLRTVVVHRDSSGERQKSPFGKIALGPKANSNDEQSTIGHGCLESLIEYQWFIVQVLPRGKTMYDNEKFTLQAAKRKRNKNLLAQISLFSGFEKPPDEK, encoded by the exons ATGGCTGGTACGATGTTATTGTGCAACgccagcgaagaagaaaatatatGCCTGTGTACCTTTCCTCCTCCAAGAAGATGCttgtacctttttttcttttgtcctTTTCCACTTTCCCAAACGCCAACCTtacgaagagagaagagtgaGCCCCTTTCGTTGCAGCCACAAACAATCTC caCAACAGAGCCTCGGAAAGACAGCGGTACCAAAGATACAATCACGAAGTCAACGAGCACTCACAATCACATCTCGCTTCGAACAGTGGTAGTCCATCGAGACTCGAGTGGCGAACGGCAGAAATCACCGTTCGGGAAGATTGCACTTGGGCCAAAGGCAAATTCCAACGACGAACAAAGTACAATTGGACATGGATGCCTCGAGTCTTTGATTGAATACCAATGGTTCATTGTCCAAGTCCTCCCCAGAGGCAAAACCATGTACGACAATGAGAAGTTCACACTACAAGCCGCGAAGCGAAAGCGGAACAAGAATCTCCTGGCCCAGATCAGCCTGTTCTCTGGCTTTGAGAAGCCACCTGATGAGAAATGA